One stretch of Paenibacillus sp. AN1007 DNA includes these proteins:
- a CDS encoding DNA cytosine methyltransferase, whose translation MNALLNNIEYKTSAYLFAGVGGATAGAMRSQVEYGGKLYKFKVLCAIDSDPVACRNHDLITGEDTSVCMDLFERWQYTAWHGHEPSEEWREATAWDIWQAFKEQVPFFLFLSPPCKGLSGLLPAGKAASDKYQALNYLTVHGLELTLRACLEYGGSVPAIIQLENVPRITSRGKHLLAKIKKLLKKHGYAVSIRADHNLGEIGGLGQNRVRFLILARHEAQLPNVIYYPVKKALRSIGNVLADLPEPGDIVAGGPLHKLPRLQWKTWMRLALIPAGGDWRDLNKVDWENLRVVHEPRRGAYEVADWNKPSRAVTSTAGPGRSNGVAAVSDPRLTKREGRHPGVYRIVPADEPAPCVTGTRFGSGAIAVADPRVNTKLHPDSYGVQDWDATAKTVRSANRIMQAAGSVSDPRVPDRPGRYTDQFRVQSAEGPAATVTGSTDVQNGAQLIADPNVSGQYHDGAYRVSDWENASPTVTTGGVSAGQGKVIADPRIKSAPRADTMGVLDWNQPSKTVIGSADVHAAAVAVADPRIPADNERGVWTIISTDGTWHRPLTTYELAMIQSFPQRLPDGRPFQLEGCSDAKAREYIGNAVPPDAQEEMGNVLLLAAAEAEAGISFTLSWDSVWVAPVTDEITAIIH comes from the coding sequence ATGAATGCATTGCTAAACAATATTGAATACAAAACATCTGCTTACCTCTTTGCTGGAGTCGGCGGGGCAACCGCTGGGGCAATGCGCAGCCAAGTGGAGTACGGCGGCAAGCTATACAAATTTAAAGTGCTGTGCGCTATTGATAGCGATCCGGTGGCGTGCCGCAATCACGATCTGATTACAGGCGAAGACACATCGGTTTGCATGGATCTATTTGAGCGCTGGCAATACACAGCCTGGCACGGACATGAACCGTCTGAGGAATGGAGAGAGGCAACAGCATGGGATATTTGGCAGGCATTTAAAGAGCAAGTCCCGTTCTTCTTATTTCTTTCTCCACCATGCAAAGGCCTGAGCGGATTGCTACCTGCAGGCAAGGCTGCATCCGACAAATACCAAGCCCTGAACTATTTGACGGTCCATGGACTGGAGCTGACGCTTCGTGCATGCCTTGAATACGGCGGATCGGTACCGGCCATCATTCAACTCGAAAATGTGCCCCGGATCACCAGTCGTGGAAAACACTTACTGGCCAAAATTAAAAAGTTACTCAAGAAACACGGATACGCGGTAAGTATCCGGGCTGATCACAACCTTGGAGAGATCGGAGGGCTTGGCCAAAATCGTGTGAGATTCCTTATTCTGGCCAGACATGAGGCTCAGCTGCCAAACGTGATTTATTATCCGGTCAAAAAGGCATTGCGTTCAATCGGTAATGTGCTTGCTGATCTGCCAGAACCGGGCGACATCGTAGCAGGTGGTCCGCTCCACAAACTCCCGCGGCTCCAGTGGAAGACGTGGATGCGGTTGGCCTTGATACCTGCAGGTGGAGACTGGCGAGATCTAAATAAAGTGGATTGGGAAAACCTTCGGGTTGTTCACGAGCCGCGCCGCGGTGCTTACGAGGTGGCTGACTGGAACAAGCCGAGCAGGGCAGTTACCAGCACAGCAGGACCTGGACGGAGCAATGGAGTAGCTGCAGTATCTGATCCACGCCTGACAAAGAGGGAAGGGCGTCATCCGGGAGTGTATCGAATTGTTCCCGCTGATGAACCAGCTCCATGTGTAACGGGGACACGCTTTGGTTCGGGGGCAATTGCAGTTGCAGATCCACGAGTTAACACTAAACTCCATCCGGACAGTTACGGTGTGCAGGATTGGGACGCTACGGCCAAGACGGTCCGATCAGCTAATCGCATTATGCAAGCTGCTGGCAGCGTGTCTGACCCACGAGTACCGGATAGACCGGGACGCTACACGGATCAGTTCCGGGTGCAATCAGCAGAAGGACCAGCTGCTACCGTGACAGGATCAACAGATGTGCAAAATGGCGCACAACTCATTGCTGATCCAAACGTTTCGGGTCAATACCATGACGGCGCGTATAGGGTTTCAGATTGGGAAAATGCATCTCCAACTGTAACCACAGGTGGCGTGTCTGCAGGGCAAGGAAAGGTCATTGCCGATCCTCGGATAAAAAGCGCACCGCGTGCTGACACGATGGGGGTTCTGGATTGGAATCAACCTTCCAAAACAGTCATCGGCAGCGCGGACGTACATGCTGCGGCCGTAGCAGTAGCTGACCCGCGTATCCCTGCTGACAATGAGCGGGGAGTTTGGACTATTATTTCAACAGACGGCACATGGCATCGTCCTCTCACAACATATGAACTGGCTATGATTCAAAGCTTCCCGCAGCGACTTCCAGACGGAAGACCTTTCCAACTTGAGGGGTGTAGCGATGCCAAAGCACGGGAGTACATCGGTAACGCCGTTCCTCCAGATGCACAGGAAGAGATGGGCAATGTTCTTCTGCTGGCAGCCGCTGAAGCTGAGGCAGGCATATCATTCACACTGAGCTGGGACTCGGTATGGGTTGCGCCAGTTACAGACGAGATTACAGCAATCATTCATTAG